DNA sequence from the Hippoglossus stenolepis isolate QCI-W04-F060 chromosome 17, HSTE1.2, whole genome shotgun sequence genome:
CCTTGGAAAATATTCCCTCCTTAGCGCACTGCTTCTATTTGTAGGTCTACGCTACTCAAAGTCTCGTATGTCATAGTAGGCCGTGAACTGTTTATAGACTGGAGCCGTAAACATGACCAGTTATAATACGAGCACGTTGGTTCTCGGACTCTGGTTCAGGGGATGAAAAAGGGCTCAAGAGTTAAACAAGtaaaaaagttaatattttaGTAGCACTTGTTCTGCAGAACAGATTTTATGTCTAAGCTGTTCGTGGCTTTCTtgcactttttttgtttatgaTTTCTCACATTAATTAGAGAAATGATTCAGTtagttaaatataataatacataacaGTAATACTAGTTTTTGAAACTATGCGTGTACTTGTAAAAtacttgtttgtttatgtaaattTTCCTAAAATACAGATACATActctttatataatataatgtagaCATAACAGATGTCCACGTTTCACTGTCAGAGTAATTAGCAGCCAGCAGCTTTTAGCTAACGAGATTTAGTGTTTTGGTGTTTGAACCTTTTCATGAGTTATGTATAAAGTGTACAAGGTAAAATACTTTCTGTGTAACTGTACCTATAATGCAGGCAGTAAAACTGCTGTTTTTGTAAACGACTCTTcttgaatatatttgtttgtacaATAAACTGTCACATCACAAAGACTCACATCTGCAAGTGTTAGTCTGAAAATATGCTGACCTTAAAAAGCTATGGCTGGTCTCCTTGTAAAATGATATTCTAATGCAATACATCACACTAACTgatgacactcacacacagtgccGGCCATCTGGACGGCTTCCCCAGATGTTTGCAAAAATAGATCCAGGGTCTTAAATTTGACACGATAACCTttcagcagcgtgtgtgtggagCCTGGCCCCCCCCCCGGCTGTGGGCTCTGGCCCCCCGGCTCTGGCCCCCTGGCTCTGGCCCCCTGGCTCTGGACCCTGGACCTTGCAGTCCTTCCAAGTTACATCCTGAACACATTCCGTGATGCAAATACAATCAACAGAGGCGGATTAGACACACTGACACGAACAGGGATAATTAACTGACACCACCGATCTACACACATCTCCGATCACATAAGAACACACtcacagctgcagcaacacTGGACTAGAATGCAGTTGCATGTGATGTGCATCGTGAGATCACTGCTCCAGCTACTAGAGAAGATTTGCAAATAAGCAGATgagattaaatataaaactatttcACAGTTTCCAGTTGGCTCCAGCCAGACActaataaatgtttctgttttctcaaGCCTGGGAAGGTGTCAGTACTACTGTGTGATTTATCTGCCAGAAAACATTTGATCTTTGTCACTTGTATGGAAAAGGGAAAGTCAGCAGCGGTTTACAGGgtgagaggaggtcagaggaagAGCCGGGACACGCTGGCCCACGAGTGTTGAGCGTCTGCCCAGTCTAATAAAAACCAGAGAAGGCGTAAATAACAAACcaaggtgaaaacaaacacaaaggagctgctgcaggatgaaTCCATCGGCCTATCTAAGGATGTCAATTCTAATTTTACCCACAGATCAACTTAAAAATAGAGACATGACACAATCATTCAACTGAAACTAACccactgggtttttatttgcTGTTAACTTTTTCTCAGAACTGTTGGAACCTTAAATCAAAACCCCACTGACATTTGTAGAAACTAACAACAGCATGTTGTGTTGGACCTGTAAGAACTGGCTCCGTTCCAAATGGAAGCTCAGGGACGAGGCAGCTCTTTAtcggaggtgggggggggatcttTGTTCTCCACATggtgtgtttacctgcaggaaACCAAAGCTGCTCACATGCGATTGGCCAGACGAGAAAAACTAAACCAGAGGGATTTCTTGCATATTCACATTCAGAATGTATTTATTAAGATTAATCATCACGCTGACTGATTAGATTCTAACTGAGAGTAGTGTCAGATATTTGGACGTCAAGATTTCAGCTCTATTTACTCAACCTGTGCGACAATATATTGACAGAATTCAAAAACTGTGGCCTAACTGAAAACCTACATGATCATACAGCTGAAAACAAGGCTTTAGTTTAAACAATACTGACGTTCAACACATGTAAAACCAAATCTGGGTTTAAATCAAATctatattcaaatgtttttagcTCTGGTTTAAATGGATCAGATGAGTGTGTGACAGGATGCTAATGCAGGATGTGTGTACTCACACGTACACGAGCCTAGTAAGAAACCTCACACACATCCACTTTCCATGAGCACTGCTGACATACATCATCCTGCACAGGCGTCGTTTCAGATTTCACTGAACACTTCAAAGCAGAAAGTGGCCATGAGTGACTCTAAcctttcacctttgaccccttCGTCCCCCCCTTATCCCAACAGCACCTAAATCATCCTCACACCAAAGCGTCACGTTAAACATCAGCCCCTGGTTTCAGCAAAGTTCGAATAAAGAGATCAGCCGTGGGGGGGAGCGACCCAAGTTATCTCTCTAACCAGCCGGAGCCAAAACCCATGAATTAGCAAGCTTGTTAAAGGGAGACAGTTTCATTCCAAGGGGACGAGGGGGCGGGAGGGGGGGGACACTGACCGGTCCCATCCAAACTCCTCTCCTGACATTTCACCTGATCTGTTGCATTAACGCTACGTCTGAAGTATGTGTAACAgtgtctctgagtgtgtgtatatttgtctAGTCTAGGTATGTGCAGGAAagtgagaaaagagaaggacAGTTGTTGACAAGAGGACACGTCATAAATATACCATTGAATTTAACAGTCATAAAAAGTTCAGAGACAATGTTTGGGTGAAAAACGCCTCAAAGTTTCATATTCAGTTATATATTTGGCACATTATTGATCCGTACGAGTGTTCGATGAACTCAATCACTGGGTCTACATGAACAAAATATTCAGGGTTTTTGTCCATTTCCAACAGAAATCTCCCGAACATCCTTTCCAGCAGCAGAACGGAGACGTTCCAGTGTTTAACGTCTGAACCCGACAACACAACATTCACATCCAGGTCACAGTGGAAGGGTTTTATAGTGCcgttgtgtttttcctgtttacGCTGCAGGACAGTGAATTAAAGGTGAGTCTTCCAGGACCTTTTCACCCACAGTGGCTCAACTTGATTTCAAGCAGGGCCTGTACTTGCATTAACCTGATTGGCTAACACCTGTACTGGTTGAAACCGGATTTGATTGGCCGGTGCCGGTGCAGCCGATTGAAAAGTGGAGCTTCTCTCAACTTCTGCTGCAAAGCAATGGAACCAGAGTCCCAGTGACTGCGCCTCATACATGTGAGTGCTCTGTTGCATTTGTCATTAGACACCAATCTCATTAATATCAGGGGTTCACTGACTCCGGTGTTTTCTGATTAAAACCACTTCATAAAGAGCCTTTCTACCACTGTCGCTAAAAACTCATCGATACGGTTTACCTGACCTTGAAAGGAACTTTAATTAATGAGTTCTTCTTCTTGATCCCTTATTTGGATCTGAAGCAGGCAGCAGATGTCCTGTACCGGGGACACGTTGTTTTCTGACTGCGACACCGTCTCTGGCACTGACGTAGAATTCTTTATCACCGATGCTCTCGTCTTAGGGGCCAAATTAATAAATGTACTTGTCTGTTTAGTTTATGAAGTGCTGATGTGCGAGGCTAAGATTAGACGACTAGCTAAGATTATACAGCGTGACCTACAAGTCCTCCGGGGGTGCGTTGGCCAACTAGTCCAGACAGACTGACTCTGGGATGTGACCACAATCTGTAATTTTGCTGCCGTGATGGAATTGATGTGACTTCTGACTTAATGACTTCTGCACCCCCACCAGCCGTCTTTGTGTTTAGCCTGAGGGTTTAACCCATGTTAGCTGGAAATAGCATTTAGTCCAGATGTACAGAATCATATCTGGTTTTAAAGTGTCAGGATGAAAATctttaatgtgcattttaaaagaaaatgcttaAGTTACGTGTTTATCATTAAACTCCTGATCACTGATGATAGATGAGGAAAGTTCCCTGGAAAAGGAAACTAAATCTTGAGCGAGCACGCCGGGATATCAGGTGTATTAagtctgagtttctctgtgtttatatttggcATCGGCACAGATCCAAACCGCTCCATCATAGCGATACGTGTGATGTtctggagaaatgtgctgctTGGTGTGGGAGTCACACTCATCCACACTCATTGGTTCATCCAGACCTGGGACCATCAGACATGTTCAGTGCTGCGACGACCTGCAGCAGCGAATTAACGAGGAGCCTAAGACAAATACCAGGAGGATAAAATGGCCTCAAGAGGTAAGAAGAGGTGACAAGAAAACCAGAGGAAGATGAATCATGTTCCTGATGCAGCTCGGAGGTGGCCAGCGGTCTGTCCGTCCAGCTGTCGGccgctctctctttctgactGTCAGCAGAGCTAAAAGCtaccgctctctctctgtggtcaTGTCCTGACCTCGTGAATATCTCTCACTTCCACTGCGACGCCTTCTCCAACCAGCTTCATGCAGCGCGTGGCGGTCGGATCTCTGGGCCTCGCAAATACCTCGAGACGACAGCCGAAGAAGTTTAAAAGAAATCCTGGTCGTGCAGTCGAGATTTGACTTAATGtgagattttaaacatttatacacCAACCACAAACTCTTTCCTGTGTTAAGATGTAGTCCTGAGTGGAGAATGAAGTTATTCCCTGTGAAGCTGTTAACGTTTACAAAGCGACACAGCTCTGATGGGCAGGGATGTAAATAGGACTGCGTTTCTTCTCCACTGACGTCTCTGTGTCGAAGGCCAgtttatccccccccccgcctgaCACTTCCCTGGTGGTCAGTGCCTCCCAATGATCCAGTTACATCACACTCGTGAGTTCAACACATTGTCCCACACGTGTCAGTAATGGAACTGGTTTTGGGGTCAGGACACAGACGAGCTTTGCAGCATAGTTTTGACTTGGTCCTCACGattgttcattcatgttcattcaAGTGTAGCAGAAGAGAAATAATTAAGATTATACCTGAAAGAAATAGAATTTATCACTCATTtaactttgtgtatttgttgttgtgtaagtgtgtaaaacaacaaaagtcaTCACACGTCCTTTGAAAGGTTTTATTGCCTCTTTCTCATTAAATTGGTCATAAATCAAAAGTGTTAGTCCAGTGATTTTACAGCCAGAGTGGAATGAGTGAGAAATGGGAGACAAcgcttttttatattttgcccAATATgagaaatgtaaacacaacacacacatcagcccTAAATCTTTCTGCCAATTTAATACACGTCTTGTGATTTGATCACAGCAAACCATAAAAATCTATGCAAACAATATGAATTCACAGTCAAGAAATGTTTGACACTTCACATGCAAAgttctgtaaacacaatcagctAAAACCTCACGTTAACATATCGTCCGCTGCCGTTAAGACATTCCTCAGGTAACAATCATCACGTTTCCTTCTTTCGCCTTCAGTCCTGAGACTTTTAgggaaatgtaaataaaataatggagCATTTAGAGCTTCAGAGGAGCCAGTAGGTGGGTTTTATAATTTTAGACAGAGCCAGGCTAATTGTTTGCCCAGTTAGAGGcttaatgctaagctacgctaaccACCGGCTGGCTCCAGCTTTATATTTGATGCTCAGACATGAGTGACACCGAtcctctcatctaactctcagcTAGAAAGCGTTTTAATATATTTCCCAAAACTCCTTTAAGTGCTAAATATTTTCCTCAGCGTGTCCTGATCCTCTGTCATTAGACTCATGTTGAGAACTTCTACATCTGAAACTGTAAACGTCGAGAATTCCTGCATTGTCCATAAagatttattcttatttctgACCTTTGCTTTCACTAAACATTTTTACCTCATGGCCGCctcacaaacatgaaaaagcaGGTAAATTGAATGCACGTGCACTTCCTGTAGTGATCACACTCCTCCCACTGCTCAATCTGTCAATATACTGACTTCGGTGTCGTGACCGTCTCATTGGAACAAGATGGTGAGtctcctcattttctcctccaacATAAAACTGGTTGTGTGTGGAGGAATGTTTGGGGGGTGCAGCAACAGCATTAAATCTGGgtgatattaatattcaatgCAGAAAGTGAAGCTAAGATTTAACTAACGAGCACCCCCACACTACAGCTCCCCTCTGGTGAGCTCAAAATGAGCTTGAGGGAATGGAACTGGTTTTCACTATGAGTCGTACATTCCTGCTCTGATTCAGCTCATGTATTCATttctgcagaaagaaagaacgtTGTTGTATTTGGCAAATTTCAGTGTTGCAACAAAGTTTGCCCATAACGAGCTCAGTAATCTTGCTGATAATAAGCACAAATATGATTTTACACTGTAAACAGCCATGAATAGATGTAATATGACAGGGAGGAATGTTAATGTTCCCTgtgcatttctgaaaacaacatTCTGTCTACCCATCACAATACTGCACGACTGATAATTCCTGATTCTGATAAACGTGTAGGTTAATTTTTATAGCcaataaagaaaatcatgtttacatgtttaaattACATTATCATAATGTAATCAAATAACACTTTCAACCAACAGCAGCCATTTTAAGTGCAGACAAGATTCCTCCAGTCTGAGGCTGAACGACTCGAGTTCACAGTGAGAGGTTGGGAACGAGGGAACGAGTGTGGAGATTTTCTTTGTGGAAAAACTTGCAAAGCGTCTCTGATTTTGAGGATTTTACTGAAACGAGTCATTAAATCAGCAAAACCTCGACTTCAGTAGAAAATAGAAGGCGGATATAAATTTCTACATGATTGTACAAAGTGCAAATGCTTGAACATTAAAGAACTCGGCCCACTTTGAATGTTTGCACTTATTCATAGGTCACAGAACGCAGGTCAAGTCTTGAGATAGTACTCTGCATggcctgcagggggagctgctgctgctgtgacaaaaACATTCCAGATCAAAGCTTAAGCGCTGCTCAGAGCGCCATCTACTGGCGAGGAGATGCCTACACAGCAGAGGAACACCTGCTGCTCGGGACGTCACACGTAGCCCTTGAATATTGTTGGAAATGGCTCATATCATGTAATGGCTTTGACACAGTGATGTTTAACTTTCCCTTCTGAAAGAACCACGACTCTATCCGAGTGAAATGATGTCATGAATCGTTTTACTTTGACAGATCTGAGATGTGTTTTACTGCCTCTGCCGGATCGGGGGTGTGGGAGTTACACTCGGTGTGATGCACGAGAAGCTACAGACACAGATGCAGGTGGGATGGAAATCACAAGCGACGACACCGCAGAGGGCTCAGAACTGCATCCAGTTTGGGGAGTTCTGTGGTTGAGATGGAGCTGGAACggagctgaaaacacaaagtcctGATGTTAGTGGTTTTTTCTCTACGTATTCAAATTTTTCACGTTGACTTTTCCTACAACAAACTACGGTGCAAgtacttcctcttcctcaggcaGTTATCGAGGATTCAAGACACAGTTTAACGTGAAAATTATTGACAGCAATGTAAACTACAATATGCACGTGTCCACATACTTCTGGCCAGAAAGTGCACGAGTTGTGTACCTTGCAGGAGCAGAAAAGTCTCCCCACACATCTGAACTCGGGTTTGACTGAACCACTGTGTTGGAGTTGCTGCTGTCCAGCTCCAGCAGGCAGCCTGACcgagaggaggagatcagagcTTCTTACAAGCAGatcacacaccgacacacattCTGCTCACTTCATGCAGCCTGAAGCTCAAAGACACACGAGCCTCAGAGAACAGGTCACTCCTGCAGGTTAAAGCTGCGACATCCTTGAGTAACAGTCGTGTTTCGAGTCGGAAACCTTTCAAATTGAAATTTCATATTCTCGATTTGTCCACATGAAATTCTCACGTTGGCTCTGATCACTGTTATGAAGCTTGAACGTACAGTAGTTGCCGATTACCTGTTGCTGTGTCTCCTGTCTGAGGGACGATGTTGTGATTGGATGAGCCTGACGAAGGAGGAGGGGCTATCTTGCCTCCaggtggtggtgggaggagtCCAAACCCACCTGAGCTTGGTGGGCGGGGTTTATCCCGTTTTTTACCTTGCTGgtgatggagaaaagaaagaaattgatTATCTCAgattttcatcatgttttaaaagctACGTTTGCAAAGCAGGAAACtgggacccccccccccctcccggaCGAATGACACGCTGCAGGAACCTTTGAGTAGTTCGTGGGACTTAAGCTTCCAGATACTTTGGGTTGAAATGCAGATttaggggccaattatatggaacatttaagatttaaaacaaGCTGGAAAAGTTACAGATAGATGGAAACATATGTTTTTAACTTGTATATGTGTTGTATGTATATGGTAAATAGTCTTTTTAGATTCATACTTGCATCATGTGATGATACAGAACAGAAAATTAGCTACAGATATAAAAATTGCATTTCTGAGTTGTACACTACAAATGGACCGATTTACTTTAAACATCCCTTGAGCTTCATCTAAGGTTTTAAAGGcataaagatatttttaaaaagcagacgAAAGTCATGCATAAATTATGATTTGTTACAACTGTAAAACTGCtaaataaaatactgaataCATTTTGAGTAATAAGGAAAAGCTTGATGTTTGGACGTCGTTTGTCTCTCACCCCTATGTTGAGTGTGATGGTCTGTCCCTCCTTAAAGCCCAAGTCCAGTTTAGGTCCTGAATCCCCGAGCTGGGAACTCTTACGGAGTTCAATCTCCTGTTTGACCCATCTGCAGGgagtggcacacacacacacacacacacacacacgcacacacacacacacacacacacacacacacacacacacacacacacacacacacacacacacacacacacacacacacacacacacacacacacacacacacacacacacacacacacacacacacacacactgcatctcaGCCGTTTTTAGCACAACTACAGCATGTGGCCTTTAAGCTGCTCACGCTGCAGATATCACAGTAAAGAAAAACTTTCCTCAAACTGGCTTTTGATGGGCAAATGTATCTCTGCAGGAAATACCACAGCTCAGTACTTTAAAACCAAGTACAAGAGTCAGAACACGTCTTACTTGAAATGATCCTGCAAAGACACGTTAAAGTCAAAGGCGTCTCCTCGGTCCCCGAAGCCGACTCCGATGAAAGCGCTGCGACCTGAGGACAAGGCAGGAACACGAAACACCCCCCGTGTTTAACAACGTTGGGATTTAGGCATCATTCGTAAATCTTTTCTCATCCTCACCGTTGTCGTCCTGTATCCGCAGAACAAAGTATCTGCTGGAGTCGCTGACTGTTTCCACTGTGACGCCGGGATACTCCTGAACTGGTGCCTGAGCAAACAGCTCACctgcagcaaacagaaaaaacagtgAACAAAACATGACGTCTTTTCATCCGTCCTGTTTTATCTTATCCAGGTTAGAGTTGAGGGGCCAAGAGTTTATTCAGGATTCACCAAAAGATGAGCAGCGAAGCTGGAAACGTCAGCAGGGAGGCAAAATGTCACTTAATGCAGGTTTAAGTTTCAGAACGATAAAGTGGTACCTGACATTTTGTCCTCCAGTTTGATGTAAGCCACTTTGCCCTTGGCTGTGATCCTCATTCGACCGGACCAGTCCGGAGAATCAAGCTTCCAGTCAGCAGCCCTGCAGAGATGGGTTGATGCCAACATATCAGGGTTAGAGTCATTATCGATTCATGTGCTGATTGTTTTCCCTATTGATCGCTTGGTGTTATATCTGTGGAGGCGATCTCTATTTATTCTGTCAGGGAAGAGATGAATAACAAAACCCTGCCGTCAACTGTGTTTCCCAAGTTGAGCTGCGACAaatattaaatgacaaaaatacacttaataACAGAGGAGGGAATATGTTAATTTATGCATCAACAATGTCTAATTCTCAGTTCTATTATATACTAACATgctgccaaacaggaagtgattctgtgaatgttgttgccatgacggagatcaggACCCGTCACAGGTCAGACTGATGAGGTGAaatcaaaatgatcaaaatgatcaaaatgacCTGGCAGCGATTTGGACCCCCCGAAGGCCCACTGCCCCGCCCCGACGGTTTCAGAGCACTGGTCgactgtttattcagtttatataaatattgatcGCACCGCGCGTCCGAATCCCACCACATTCTGCACTGCACTTTACAACACACATGCTAAGTGTGTAGCCGACTAGACGAGCAGGATATGAGTTCCACATAGAGGCAGACAGGTAGATTACATTTCATATTACTTCATTACTGCCTGGGACTGGGACGCTTTAACTTCCTGTGGCAAACAACGGACTAACTGTACTTTGCATGGTCCAGTTTCAAGTGTTTACTTACAACGTAGTGCACAGTCCCTCCCCTGGTGCTTATagtatttttcatatttcatttggttcctatttttatcatttttatatttatacttgcacaaatacaccaccgcaaattccttgtatgtgtaaacctgctggGGGGGAACCTGATTCTGATTTACATTGTGTTATTAACATTGGGACACAAAATCTTTTCTAATTTAGTTTACATTTCATAATCCtagaaatctaaaaataaacagattctCTTCAGCCATACACACAGTGCAAGTTTCTTTTGAAAAGATTTCTGGACTCGAACGTGTGTGCTCAGGTTAGATCCTGGCTGAGACACTGTGGTGCAGTCCTGGCTCACCGCCCCGGTACGATGAAGAAGTATCCCGGTAACATCTGAAACACCGAACCGTTAAACcgtgtctccacacacacacacacacacacacacacacacgtgtagtTTCATCTCACGACATGAGGCCGGTGTTCGATCCTCGTACTGGGAAAACGTGTTGGTACAAACCGGTGAAAGTGACACACCCGCACCGAGGACATCGAACACCGTCACGCCACGTGAGAGGCGCCGTTAGCGACTCCCGGTTATTCGCGTGTCTCACCTGTAGG
Encoded proteins:
- the necap1 gene encoding adaptin ear-binding coat-associated protein 1: MSHNSHINNSGAKMAAEGEYESILCVKPDVHVYRIPPRASNRAYRAADWKLDSPDWSGRMRITAKGKVAYIKLEDKMSGELFAQAPVQEYPGVTVETVSDSSRYFVLRIQDDNGRSAFIGVGFGDRGDAFDFNVSLQDHFKWVKQEIELRKSSQLGDSGPKLDLGFKEGQTITLNIGQGKKRDKPRPPSSGGFGLLPPPPGGKIAPPPSSGSSNHNIVPQTGDTATGCLLELDSSNSNTVVQSNPSSDVWGDFSAPASSVPAPSQPQNSPNWMQF